The following are encoded together in the Novipirellula artificiosorum genome:
- a CDS encoding glycoside hydrolase family 30 protein, which translates to MVRCLPRFSLYLFLGSLFFADGGFATSPVEFWLTDPGGNARFENQADRITASQLAAKPIAIELDSKARFQTIDGFGCTLTGGSAQHLLRMSDSARAALLEELFASNGTNIGMSYLRLSIGASDLNDRAWTYDDLIEGQTDPSLSQFSLRQDRADVIPVLKQIMTIQPEIKLMGSPWSAPAWMKTEYDLRGGSLKKEHFGVYADYFVKYIEGMRAEGISIDAVTPQNEPLHPGNNPSMFMSAEDQAEFIGIHLGPAFERARIATKIVCYDHNADRPDYPLTVLQDPIANRYVDGSAFHLYAGSIDALQQVHDAFPSKHLYFTEQWTGAPGNLAGDLAWHINELTIGATRNGCRVVLEWNLANGPDHQPHTDRGGCDRCLGAITIDGDKVTRNPAYYVIAHASKFVVPGSTRIASTTSNDLPNVAFQTPQGKFVVIVLNRGHASQAIVIHEGDDSISATLPPGAVGTIVWKNDENATE; encoded by the coding sequence ATGGTCCGCTGCTTACCGCGTTTTTCGCTGTATCTATTCCTCGGAAGTCTGTTCTTTGCCGACGGTGGATTTGCGACGAGCCCCGTGGAGTTCTGGCTCACCGATCCGGGTGGCAACGCCCGGTTCGAGAACCAGGCCGATCGTATCACCGCCTCACAATTGGCGGCCAAGCCCATAGCCATTGAACTGGATTCAAAGGCTCGCTTTCAAACGATCGACGGTTTTGGATGCACTCTGACCGGCGGTAGCGCACAGCACTTGTTGCGGATGAGCGATTCCGCTCGCGCCGCCTTATTAGAAGAATTGTTCGCCAGCAACGGGACGAACATCGGCATGAGCTACCTAAGACTCAGTATTGGAGCCTCCGACCTGAACGATCGTGCCTGGACCTATGACGACCTCATCGAGGGCCAAACCGATCCATCCCTCAGCCAATTTTCGTTGCGACAAGACCGTGCCGATGTGATTCCGGTACTGAAACAGATCATGACGATCCAGCCAGAGATCAAATTGATGGGATCGCCATGGTCGGCCCCAGCCTGGATGAAGACCGAGTACGATTTACGAGGTGGCAGTTTGAAGAAAGAGCATTTTGGTGTCTACGCGGATTACTTTGTCAAATACATCGAAGGCATGCGGGCCGAGGGGATTTCGATCGATGCCGTGACGCCACAGAACGAACCGCTGCACCCCGGCAACAACCCCAGCATGTTCATGAGTGCGGAAGACCAGGCGGAGTTTATCGGCATCCACCTGGGCCCCGCCTTCGAGCGAGCACGAATCGCAACCAAGATTGTTTGCTACGATCACAACGCCGATCGCCCGGATTACCCGTTGACCGTTTTGCAGGATCCCATTGCCAATCGTTACGTCGACGGGTCGGCGTTCCATCTTTATGCTGGGTCCATCGATGCGCTGCAACAGGTGCATGACGCCTTTCCCAGCAAGCATCTCTACTTCACGGAACAATGGACCGGAGCCCCCGGGAACCTTGCTGGCGATTTGGCGTGGCACATCAATGAGCTAACCATCGGTGCGACGCGCAACGGATGCCGCGTGGTGCTGGAATGGAATCTGGCAAATGGACCTGATCATCAACCGCATACGGATCGTGGCGGCTGCGATCGATGTCTTGGAGCGATCACGATCGATGGAGACAAGGTGACCCGCAATCCTGCGTATTACGTCATTGCTCACGCGTCGAAGTTTGTAGTGCCGGGTTCAACACGGATCGCATCAACCACGTCCAACGACCTACCGAACGTCGCTTTCCAAACGCCCCAGGGAAAATTCGTCGTGATCGTGCTCAATCGAGGACACGCATCACAGGCCATTGTCATTCACGAGGGTGATGACAGCATCTCGGCAACGCTGCCGCCCGGTGCGGTGGGGACGATCGTTTGGAAAAACGACGAAAACGCTACGGAATAG
- a CDS encoding glycerophosphodiester phosphodiesterase family protein, translating to MSFDWRLFGRASAHPLRWLTIVVFGVTCLAGMGVTGLVHAQMIVGHRGASEDAPENTVAAFQLAWEQQADGIEGDFYLASDSEIVCIHDKTTRRTTAQDVNVESSTLAELRELDAGNWKGAKWNGERIPTFADVMATVPEGRTFVIELKSDVRIVEPLKRELDRIDHSKIKLLIIAFDEANVKACKERMPDVEVHWLTSFKQVEKGGSWSPTPEQIADTVRRSGADGVGMKGMVDLIDQPFIDRLLAGGCSTFHVWTIDSPDEAKYYANLGAVGITTNRPAVIRDALKAIP from the coding sequence ATGTCTTTCGATTGGCGTTTGTTTGGTAGAGCGTCGGCGCACCCATTGCGTTGGCTGACGATTGTTGTTTTCGGGGTCACGTGTCTGGCAGGCATGGGTGTAACGGGCCTTGTCCATGCTCAGATGATTGTCGGACACCGAGGGGCATCGGAGGACGCGCCCGAAAACACGGTTGCGGCGTTCCAGTTGGCATGGGAACAACAAGCAGACGGGATCGAAGGCGATTTCTATTTAGCGTCCGACTCTGAGATCGTGTGCATCCACGACAAGACGACTCGGCGGACGACAGCTCAGGACGTCAACGTCGAATCTTCCACATTAGCAGAGCTTCGAGAACTGGACGCGGGCAATTGGAAGGGTGCGAAGTGGAACGGAGAAAGGATACCGACCTTCGCGGACGTGATGGCGACGGTTCCGGAAGGTCGCACTTTTGTGATTGAGCTGAAGAGCGATGTTCGAATTGTTGAACCCTTGAAGCGAGAACTGGATCGCATCGATCACTCGAAAATCAAGTTGTTGATTATCGCGTTCGATGAAGCCAATGTGAAAGCATGTAAGGAACGGATGCCGGACGTTGAGGTTCACTGGCTGACCAGTTTCAAGCAAGTGGAAAAGGGAGGCAGTTGGTCGCCCACGCCAGAGCAGATCGCGGACACGGTGCGGCGATCTGGTGCCGATGGGGTGGGGATGAAGGGGATGGTGGATTTAATTGACCAACCATTCATTGATAGGCTTCTCGCGGGTGGGTGCAGCACGTTCCACGTTTGGACCATCGACTCGCCTGACGAGGCCAAGTATTATGCCAATCTCGGTGCTGTTGGAATTACGACCAATCGCCCCGCAGTGATTCGCGATGCACTGAAAGCTATTCCGTAG
- a CDS encoding ABC transporter permease, with protein MNFYFLRTLKLGLKSLLLQRMRAGLAALGIFIGTMTVIWLVAIGEGVSYQAQQQILELGAKNIIVRSVKPVPSGDGEQSNSRFPKYGLLREDYERIVSNIPSISRAIPMREIVYELRVEDRNADSKLVGCVFDYLELNRLQVARGRWLSPRDDGSKVVVLADETAKKLFPYQDPIGKSVWLGDDLYVVIGQTQPRDAAAAIGGSLDARDFNRDAYIPLETLRIHIGDQVMTQVGGNRQGEIVQLSQITVAVRSVETVDEVASIISSLLQRFHEQDDYAVVVPKELLRQAERTRAMFNALLVVIAGISLLVGGIGIMNIMLATVTERTREIGIRRAIGAKRRDIIQQFLSETLLLSGGGGLLGVLCGLMVGPLFSLTRQLVTSVSPDLLPPIVHAIEPRIALWSVGLSVFISLGTGLIFGVYPARKAAMMNPIDALRHE; from the coding sequence TTGAATTTCTACTTTCTCCGAACGTTAAAGCTTGGGCTAAAGAGTTTGCTGTTGCAGAGGATGCGAGCAGGCTTGGCCGCCTTGGGCATCTTCATTGGCACCATGACGGTCATTTGGTTGGTTGCAATCGGTGAAGGAGTCAGTTACCAGGCTCAGCAGCAAATCTTGGAACTCGGTGCCAAAAACATCATCGTTCGTTCGGTCAAGCCGGTTCCCAGCGGTGACGGTGAACAATCTAACAGCCGATTTCCGAAGTACGGGCTGTTGCGTGAGGACTATGAACGCATCGTGTCCAACATTCCATCGATTTCTCGGGCGATTCCCATGCGAGAAATCGTCTACGAGTTGCGTGTGGAAGACCGTAACGCAGATTCCAAGCTTGTTGGCTGCGTGTTCGATTACCTGGAATTGAATCGCTTGCAGGTTGCACGCGGTCGTTGGCTATCACCACGCGATGACGGCAGCAAGGTCGTGGTGCTTGCGGACGAAACCGCCAAGAAGCTGTTTCCCTATCAAGACCCGATCGGCAAGTCGGTTTGGTTGGGAGATGATCTGTACGTGGTGATTGGCCAAACGCAACCACGCGATGCCGCGGCGGCGATTGGCGGCAGCTTGGACGCACGAGATTTCAATCGTGATGCCTACATTCCGCTCGAAACCCTGCGCATCCACATCGGCGATCAAGTCATGACGCAAGTGGGAGGGAACCGACAAGGCGAGATCGTCCAGTTGAGTCAGATCACCGTCGCCGTCCGTTCGGTCGAAACGGTCGATGAAGTCGCATCGATTATCAGCTCGCTGCTACAACGGTTTCACGAACAAGACGACTACGCCGTCGTGGTCCCAAAAGAACTCCTCCGCCAAGCGGAACGAACACGAGCGATGTTCAATGCTTTGTTGGTCGTCATCGCCGGGATCTCCTTGCTCGTCGGAGGAATCGGGATCATGAACATCATGTTGGCGACCGTAACGGAACGCACCCGAGAAATAGGAATTCGGCGTGCGATTGGGGCGAAACGGCGCGACATCATTCAGCAATTCTTGAGCGAAACGTTGCTACTGAGCGGCGGCGGCGGATTGTTGGGGGTGCTGTGCGGTTTGATGGTGGGACCGTTATTCAGTTTGACACGGCAGTTGGTGACGTCCGTATCACCCGACCTGCTGCCGCCGATTGTTCACGCGATCGAGCCGCGGATTGCTTTGTGGTCCGTGGGTCTGTCGGTGTTCATCTCGCTGGGCACCGGGTTGATCTTCGGAGTCTATCCAGCAAGGAAGGCCGCCATGATGAATCCAATCGACGCGTTACGTCATGAGTGA
- a CDS encoding Rrf2 family transcriptional regulator produces MLSKTAEYALRAITCMGGQIGIPASADLLAEKTKVPRRYLTRVLQELASKGLVQSRPGPGGGYELKRKPKEITILDTVNAVSPIERIQTCPLGLQSHNDLCPLHDAIDKAYAATEAAFASVSIQDLIDATSPVHPLCESQCSSGSSHDRTGSRRARE; encoded by the coding sequence ATGCTTTCCAAGACAGCCGAATATGCGCTTCGGGCGATCACTTGCATGGGCGGCCAGATTGGAATCCCGGCTTCGGCCGATCTGCTCGCCGAAAAGACCAAGGTGCCGAGACGCTATTTGACTCGAGTGTTGCAGGAGTTGGCGTCAAAGGGCTTGGTTCAATCGAGACCGGGGCCCGGTGGCGGTTATGAATTGAAGAGGAAACCCAAGGAGATCACCATCTTGGACACCGTCAATGCGGTCTCGCCAATCGAGCGGATTCAGACCTGCCCATTGGGGCTGCAATCTCATAACGATCTGTGTCCCCTTCATGACGCGATTGACAAGGCCTATGCGGCTACCGAAGCTGCCTTCGCCAGCGTTTCGATCCAGGATTTGATCGATGCAACGAGCCCGGTTCATCCGCTATGTGAATCGCAATGCTCTAGCGGGTCCAGCCATGATCGGACAGGATCACGTAGAGCGAGGGAATGA
- a CDS encoding 3-dehydroquinate synthase: protein MNEEPTIAHDIPFSVPFVHRLRVTGDVAGADFPVLTGVLDRDVAGPSRVLVVAEHALREPGVDGGSDPVAAIASKLAETQSVDLTQPPLLVHGGEAVKNSQATVDAILRAIHDNQLDRRSYVVAIGGGAMLDAVGYAAAIAHRGVRLVRIPTTTLAQADSGVGVKNAINFFGKKNWIGTFAVPWAVINDWKLLETLPDRDFLSGFSEAIKVALLKDRQQLDWLVKHAASIVARDGQVARPAIHRSCLLHLKHITEGGDPYEMLEARPLDFGHWSAHRLESLSQFEIRHGEAVAIGVAIDCIYSVEQFGLPRADALKVISGLHDLGLKVWHPLLQSANQVLEGLEEFRQHLGGRLTLTMLRRIGDPIHVHEIDLDVMKRSIESLDSPLRP, encoded by the coding sequence ATGAATGAGGAGCCAACGATTGCGCACGACATTCCGTTTTCGGTTCCCTTTGTCCATCGCTTGCGGGTAACCGGCGACGTTGCTGGAGCCGATTTCCCGGTGTTGACGGGCGTGCTCGATCGAGACGTCGCGGGCCCGTCACGAGTGCTTGTGGTAGCGGAGCATGCGCTCCGCGAACCGGGCGTCGATGGCGGCAGCGACCCTGTGGCTGCGATCGCGTCCAAGTTAGCAGAAACCCAGTCGGTCGATTTGACCCAGCCACCGCTGTTGGTTCATGGCGGCGAAGCCGTTAAAAATTCGCAAGCAACGGTCGACGCAATTCTGAGGGCGATCCACGACAATCAGTTGGATCGCCGCAGCTATGTTGTGGCGATCGGTGGCGGCGCGATGCTCGATGCGGTGGGCTATGCGGCAGCAATCGCCCATCGTGGTGTTCGCTTGGTTCGGATCCCCACAACAACGTTGGCACAAGCCGACTCCGGTGTCGGTGTCAAAAACGCAATCAACTTTTTCGGCAAGAAGAACTGGATTGGAACCTTCGCCGTCCCTTGGGCCGTGATCAATGACTGGAAACTGCTCGAGACGCTACCGGATCGCGACTTTCTGAGTGGTTTTAGCGAGGCGATCAAGGTTGCGTTGTTGAAGGATCGCCAACAATTGGACTGGTTAGTGAAACATGCGGCATCGATCGTTGCTCGTGATGGTCAAGTCGCGCGCCCCGCCATACACCGATCGTGCTTGTTACATCTGAAGCACATCACCGAAGGGGGGGATCCCTACGAAATGCTCGAAGCCCGACCACTTGATTTTGGCCACTGGTCGGCTCATCGGCTGGAATCGCTAAGTCAGTTCGAGATCCGACATGGCGAAGCGGTCGCGATCGGAGTCGCGATTGACTGTATCTACTCGGTTGAACAGTTTGGACTGCCGCGAGCGGATGCCCTAAAAGTGATTAGCGGACTGCATGATCTCGGTTTGAAGGTTTGGCATCCGCTGCTGCAGTCGGCCAATCAAGTGCTTGAGGGCTTGGAAGAGTTTCGCCAACACCTCGGCGGTCGCTTGACGTTAACGATGCTGCGACGAATCGGTGATCCGATCCATGTTCACGAAATCGACCTCGACGTCATGAAACGGTCCATTGAATCGCTTGATTCTCCCTTGCGGCCATGA
- a CDS encoding RDD family protein: protein MTDPTALDTTIAVVTPENIAFKYQLAGPFRRLPAYLIDVAIRWVIIILLVLGMMLLGALVDLQFLMPFVVAAGFIVNFAVSWFYGTVMETYFNGRTIGKWATGIRVIDVEGRPISGKRALLRNLLRVADLAPMAAFSQLGAEDMPPAFLIPTAMVGLVSMIFTRRMQRLGDLAAGTMVIMDQRSWRLPIAKVDDPRVAALASFIPGDYRISRSMARTLAIYAERRHYLTPARRREVAKHLTIPLLERFEFRKDVDPDLLMYSLYYKTFLADSSAELPDLGPLAGFSPLARDANKPTQANLLEANG from the coding sequence ATGACCGATCCCACCGCACTCGATACGACCATTGCGGTGGTAACGCCGGAGAACATTGCGTTCAAGTATCAATTGGCTGGTCCGTTTCGGCGTTTGCCCGCGTACTTGATTGATGTTGCGATTCGCTGGGTCATCATCATTTTGCTTGTGCTGGGGATGATGCTCTTGGGCGCACTGGTCGATTTGCAGTTTCTGATGCCATTTGTCGTCGCGGCTGGCTTTATCGTCAACTTTGCCGTCAGCTGGTTTTACGGGACGGTGATGGAAACGTACTTTAACGGGCGAACGATCGGCAAATGGGCCACGGGCATCCGGGTGATCGACGTCGAAGGTCGGCCGATCAGCGGGAAACGTGCACTGCTGCGGAACTTGTTGCGAGTCGCGGACTTAGCGCCGATGGCAGCGTTCAGCCAATTGGGCGCCGAGGACATGCCACCCGCGTTTCTGATTCCGACCGCCATGGTCGGTTTGGTGTCGATGATTTTCACCCGGCGGATGCAGCGACTTGGGGACCTTGCGGCCGGCACGATGGTGATCATGGACCAGCGGAGTTGGCGGTTGCCGATTGCCAAAGTGGATGATCCTCGGGTGGCTGCGTTGGCGTCGTTCATTCCCGGAGATTACCGAATCTCGCGAAGCATGGCCCGTACGCTGGCGATTTATGCCGAGCGTCGACACTATTTGACCCCCGCTCGTCGCCGCGAGGTGGCGAAGCATTTGACAATCCCGTTGCTTGAGCGATTTGAGTTTCGTAAGGATGTGGATCCCGATTTGCTGATGTACTCGCTCTACTACAAGACCTTCCTTGCCGATTCGTCGGCCGAACTGCCTGACTTAGGACCGCTGGCGGGGTTCAGCCCGTTAGCCCGTGACGCCAACAAGCCGACCCAGGCCAACCTTTTGGAAGCAAACGGGTAG
- a CDS encoding aldo/keto reductase, translated as MQKRRLGSSAIYVTELCMGTMTFGGQCDEKTSHAICDLAVESGIDFFDTAEIYPVPPYKDTVGLTEEIFGRWLSSRPRDSIVVATKVTGPSHGWFCAPVRHGKAALDRRQIIAACEDSLRRLGTDYIDLYQTHWPDHGLPYEEVLAALNELRDSGKVRTIGCSNETSWGVMKSLWAADVHGLDRYETVQNNFSLINRRCESELAQVLRREKMSLLPYSPLGGGVLTGKYNQSLPPGARFTDYLTTGKARQKKMAQRFVNERSVETARRLGEIADSMGTSVTALSLAWSRQHDFVASTILGATSTDQLRESLESRDLILDTETLARIDQIDVEIPTPMTEDGLRRL; from the coding sequence ATGCAGAAAAGACGATTGGGCAGCAGTGCGATTTACGTGACCGAACTTTGCATGGGAACCATGACGTTCGGAGGTCAGTGTGACGAAAAAACCAGTCACGCGATCTGTGATCTGGCTGTCGAATCCGGAATCGATTTCTTTGACACCGCGGAAATCTATCCGGTTCCGCCATACAAAGATACCGTCGGATTGACGGAGGAAATCTTCGGTCGTTGGTTGAGTAGCCGTCCGCGTGATTCGATTGTCGTCGCAACCAAGGTCACGGGGCCGTCCCATGGTTGGTTCTGCGCACCGGTTCGACACGGCAAAGCAGCTCTCGATCGACGCCAAATCATTGCTGCTTGCGAGGATTCACTCCGCCGCCTCGGTACCGATTACATCGATTTGTACCAAACGCACTGGCCCGATCATGGCTTGCCGTATGAGGAGGTCTTGGCGGCGTTGAACGAATTGCGTGATTCGGGGAAAGTGCGGACGATCGGGTGTAGCAACGAGACGAGTTGGGGGGTGATGAAAAGTTTGTGGGCGGCGGATGTTCATGGACTCGACCGCTATGAAACGGTTCAAAACAATTTCAGTTTGATCAACCGGCGCTGTGAGAGTGAGCTGGCGCAAGTGTTGCGGCGCGAAAAGATGAGTTTGCTGCCCTATTCACCACTCGGTGGAGGCGTGTTAACGGGAAAGTACAACCAATCGCTGCCACCGGGAGCCCGGTTTACTGACTATTTGACCACCGGCAAAGCGCGTCAAAAGAAGATGGCTCAGAGATTTGTGAACGAGCGTTCGGTCGAAACCGCACGCCGGCTCGGTGAAATCGCTGATTCGATGGGAACGAGCGTGACGGCATTGTCGCTGGCATGGAGTCGCCAGCACGACTTTGTCGCATCGACCATCCTCGGAGCGACCAGCACTGATCAATTGCGGGAATCGCTGGAATCACGTGATTTGATCTTGGATACGGAAACCCTCGCTCGAATCGATCAGATCGATGTCGAAATCCCAACGCCAATGACCGAAGACGGATTACGACGGTTGTAG
- a CDS encoding Gfo/Idh/MocA family protein yields MNHTPPTRFGVIGTGRITRRLIADLQSTDGAEVTAIASRTAERARWYADQHGIAAAVEGYASLLDRDDVDAVYIALPPSMHAEWTLAAANAKKHVLCEKPLSISPAESNEMDRACQFNSVRWLDATGWLHHERTEAFSKWFEEQRLGKIGHISASVSFYQPFQTGDHRLDPVLGGGCLLDLGWYSVGLIRLVTGQLPTAVFADQIIRQGVSQRVTAMMWFDDGITATVSCGYDTATRKWFEVAGDQSSLVCDDFTRPWTDRPARCWIHDAAGTVEPFSFAGDQERRMIGKLISDEPLEELQKQALDTQRILAAMEASIEASEKVVLET; encoded by the coding sequence ATGAATCATACGCCCCCGACTCGCTTTGGCGTCATCGGCACGGGTCGAATCACGCGACGCTTGATCGCAGATTTACAGTCAACCGACGGAGCGGAAGTCACCGCGATCGCAAGCCGGACCGCCGAGCGTGCACGATGGTACGCCGATCAACATGGCATTGCCGCTGCGGTCGAAGGTTACGCGTCACTGCTTGACCGCGATGACGTCGATGCGGTCTACATTGCGTTACCCCCCTCGATGCACGCTGAATGGACCCTGGCTGCCGCCAATGCCAAGAAGCACGTTCTGTGCGAAAAACCGCTCTCGATTTCGCCTGCGGAATCAAACGAAATGGATCGTGCTTGCCAATTCAACTCTGTCCGCTGGCTCGATGCGACCGGATGGCTGCACCATGAACGAACCGAAGCCTTCTCAAAGTGGTTTGAAGAACAGCGGCTTGGGAAGATCGGCCACATCAGCGCATCGGTTTCGTTCTACCAACCGTTCCAAACCGGCGACCATCGCTTGGACCCAGTCCTCGGAGGTGGTTGCCTGTTGGATCTCGGCTGGTACTCCGTTGGATTGATTCGGTTGGTGACGGGACAATTGCCCACGGCGGTATTTGCCGATCAGATCATTCGCCAAGGCGTTTCCCAGCGAGTCACGGCGATGATGTGGTTCGATGACGGAATCACCGCGACCGTGTCGTGTGGGTACGATACCGCCACCCGAAAGTGGTTCGAAGTTGCGGGTGACCAATCATCATTGGTTTGTGATGACTTCACCCGACCTTGGACCGACCGGCCGGCGCGATGCTGGATTCACGACGCCGCGGGAACCGTCGAGCCATTCTCGTTCGCAGGGGATCAAGAACGCAGAATGATCGGCAAACTGATCAGTGATGAACCGCTCGAGGAATTGCAAAAGCAGGCGCTCGATACTCAGCGAATTCTCGCTGCGATGGAAGCTTCGATTGAAGCCTCAGAGAAGGTGGTCCTCGAGACGTAA
- a CDS encoding efflux RND transporter periplasmic adaptor subunit: MLRTPTPTDSAEIDSERTLDEGADRRRTERVTIAKRSKSFARETPQNVAPRVFGLKPLSMIAGLLLIVAATAFFLNRETPQTAADASLTHRITRGDMRVSVTEQGTLESSNNTEIRCKVLGWSTVNWVIDSGTEVEVGDQLVRLDASGLEEKVNQKKIDYQNSIAAKITAESNVAVAKKSVTEYIKGTFIEEQGTIRQEIFEAEQAVTQAHLSFRAAERLAAKGLIKALQLRKEKFQVESAEQKLILKQTRLTSLEQFKKEKQIEKLGSDLKAAEARLKAAEAQVDLQKVRLDKEEEQLAACVITAQQSGMVIHPKSEAWRDSPDVEEGANVHTNQVLLIMPDLGKMQVKLGIHESVIDRVKAGLKSEVRLRDATLDGEVSEVAKVSKPSGWWDGNVVKFDTIVQLKGQDDLKPGMSAEVKVILAEYENVLTIPVAAVLQTGDENSCWVKTAEGIKKRVLVLGDSNKQFIIVESGLKEGDEVVLNPLAFVDEAQDEVLKPYKPKPQDVKDEEGDAEAETAEPTETDSSSPPLQSKKPIEKDSDGLDSTSELAL; the protein is encoded by the coding sequence ATGCTAAGGACTCCTACCCCGACCGATTCAGCCGAAATCGACTCCGAGAGAACACTCGATGAGGGTGCGGATCGTCGCCGGACGGAGCGGGTCACGATTGCCAAGCGTTCCAAGAGCTTTGCTCGTGAAACGCCCCAGAACGTGGCGCCGAGGGTTTTCGGGTTGAAGCCGCTTTCGATGATCGCCGGACTGTTGTTGATTGTTGCGGCCACCGCTTTCTTTCTCAACCGAGAGACGCCGCAAACGGCAGCCGATGCGAGTTTGACACATCGGATTACCCGTGGAGACATGCGTGTCTCGGTGACCGAACAGGGGACGCTCGAGAGCTCCAATAATACCGAAATCCGCTGCAAGGTGTTGGGTTGGAGTACGGTGAATTGGGTGATCGATAGTGGCACGGAAGTTGAAGTTGGCGACCAATTGGTTCGCTTGGATGCGTCTGGCTTAGAGGAAAAGGTGAACCAGAAAAAGATTGACTATCAAAACTCAATCGCGGCCAAGATCACAGCCGAATCCAATGTCGCTGTGGCAAAAAAAAGTGTGACGGAGTACATCAAAGGCACCTTCATTGAAGAGCAAGGAACCATCAGGCAGGAAATATTCGAGGCGGAGCAAGCCGTCACCCAGGCTCACTTGTCGTTTCGGGCGGCTGAACGATTGGCAGCGAAGGGATTGATCAAGGCTTTGCAACTGAGAAAGGAGAAGTTTCAGGTTGAGTCGGCGGAACAGAAACTGATTCTGAAGCAAACGCGACTGACCTCGTTGGAACAATTTAAGAAAGAGAAACAGATTGAGAAACTTGGAAGCGATTTGAAAGCGGCCGAAGCACGCTTGAAAGCTGCCGAGGCTCAGGTGGATCTGCAGAAGGTGCGGCTTGACAAAGAAGAAGAACAGTTAGCCGCCTGTGTGATCACGGCTCAGCAGAGCGGCATGGTGATTCATCCGAAATCCGAAGCTTGGCGTGATTCACCCGATGTGGAAGAGGGAGCCAATGTGCATACCAACCAAGTGCTGTTGATCATGCCCGACCTGGGCAAGATGCAGGTGAAGCTCGGCATCCACGAATCCGTGATTGATCGTGTGAAGGCGGGATTGAAGTCAGAGGTCCGGTTGCGGGACGCAACACTCGACGGCGAAGTCTCGGAAGTCGCCAAGGTATCGAAGCCGTCTGGATGGTGGGACGGCAATGTCGTTAAATTTGACACGATTGTCCAATTGAAGGGGCAGGACGATTTGAAACCGGGTATGAGTGCCGAGGTGAAAGTCATTCTTGCCGAGTATGAAAACGTTTTGACGATCCCTGTCGCAGCTGTGCTTCAAACCGGTGACGAAAACAGTTGCTGGGTGAAAACCGCCGAGGGCATCAAGAAACGAGTGCTGGTACTGGGAGACAGCAACAAGCAGTTTATCATCGTTGAATCGGGGCTTAAAGAAGGCGACGAGGTGGTGTTGAATCCGTTGGCGTTCGTCGACGAAGCTCAGGACGAAGTGTTGAAGCCCTACAAACCAAAGCCGCAAGATGTCAAGGATGAAGAGGGGGACGCAGAGGCTGAGACAGCGGAACCCACGGAAACGGATTCCAGTTCGCCTCCCTTGCAATCCAAGAAGCCCATCGAAAAGGATTCGGATGGTCTCGATTCGACGAGTGAGCTGGCGCTTTGA
- the lexA gene encoding transcriptional repressor LexA → MSAQLTDRQQNVYNMIRDLIVKRGYGPTVREIGEHFGIKSPNGVMCHLRALERKGLINRSPNKSRAIELTNPADRSGNSIPLGGIVSAAPTRLAFEPNDRIDFSEMIFEEDRFVVQVSGDSLIEAKIADGDYVIVKRQDHATPGQMAVCQNVHGDSVLRYYYPEPNGVRLKAANAAVETLFVTETKIVGVAVAIVRPAL, encoded by the coding sequence ATGTCCGCGCAGCTCACTGACAGGCAGCAGAACGTCTACAATATGATCCGCGATTTGATCGTTAAGCGCGGTTACGGTCCCACGGTTCGTGAAATTGGTGAACATTTTGGAATCAAAAGTCCCAATGGTGTGATGTGTCACCTCCGCGCGCTGGAACGAAAAGGTCTGATCAATCGCAGTCCGAACAAGTCACGCGCGATTGAGTTGACCAATCCTGCGGACCGAAGCGGCAACAGCATCCCGCTGGGTGGCATTGTTTCGGCCGCACCGACTCGGTTGGCGTTTGAACCCAACGACCGGATCGATTTCAGTGAGATGATTTTCGAAGAGGATCGGTTTGTGGTCCAAGTATCGGGTGACTCATTAATCGAGGCCAAGATTGCTGACGGTGACTACGTGATCGTGAAGCGTCAAGATCATGCGACACCTGGTCAAATGGCCGTGTGTCAGAATGTGCATGGTGATTCTGTATTGCGCTACTACTATCCTGAACCGAACGGTGTCCGTCTTAAGGCGGCCAATGCTGCGGTCGAAACCCTCTTTGTAACCGAAACGAAGATTGTTGGTGTCGCGGTCGCGATTGTTCGACCCGCGTTGTAG